From one Lysinibacillus sp. G4S2 genomic stretch:
- a CDS encoding tetratricopeptide repeat protein — MMLMDLKILERLEHEEHFLDMRNCLYELVQSHVQNLNIDIEEFNCIHELMKEEIIVETLSMDIELKIRQLIEIFPIDEDILPIIQDDLNIVLKWFREAEATKVEKDNRFFAEEIEYLVENYIEATLYDNAEAQYELGEYEAKLGNEERAAKWYEYATLWRHANAEYKLAQHLEKQGAYERAQALYMLADEGGDVRALPALKELYLAERLSKADDVLLTILARDKEDIVFSNKIRLQLLHKEWYSHSKVAFEFEEIVSILNNEISTKNDLEAMKRILNHLKNGTQLYSFEELPLKTRLLADLIDNLSTVPSISMSAVVADFLDIVEATITVDCTEDEMQMLPEEDYRWLLGMYKIAIEEHDAQALYELGKFYCSETDLNNDVTKAMKWFRLASKAGDLNAVCALGNLFYEGVGVQRNLKEAFTLYLMAAKQGNTVAAHKVGTMYFNGESVKVNYNRAMRWFKRAAKAGVSDAQHMIGFIYEEGFGFEQNYESAKKWYKKAAKNNYAKSQFRLGELYYYGKGVSRNFEKASKWYKRAAMQGNDEAQYSLGYMLKNGVGEPVNYKKALSWFRQAALQGNNFARLDIADLYEDGLGVEQNYHEAMKWYLLAAEAGNERGQFCLAYAFDIGLDGQVDYQKAMYWYKKSAIQGYVYAHHNIGKLYENGEGVEQNYELALKWYIVAADQGHSNAQCSIGYFYNHGLGVKQDYKEAVRWYRLAAHQENVVAQFNLGGFYENGYGVQQNYEMAAKWYRLASHQGDVDAQNCLRNLYSSGKLQLPE, encoded by the coding sequence ATGATGCTTATGGACTTAAAAATATTAGAAAGATTAGAGCACGAAGAACATTTTTTAGACATGCGCAATTGTTTATATGAACTGGTGCAGAGTCATGTACAGAATTTGAATATCGATATAGAGGAATTCAACTGTATCCATGAACTGATGAAGGAAGAGATAATAGTAGAAACATTGTCGATGGATATAGAGTTGAAAATTCGGCAATTAATAGAGATTTTTCCGATTGACGAGGATATACTGCCAATAATTCAAGATGATTTAAATATAGTGTTGAAATGGTTTAGGGAAGCAGAAGCAACTAAAGTAGAAAAAGATAACCGATTTTTTGCTGAGGAAATTGAATACTTAGTAGAGAATTATATTGAAGCTACACTATATGATAATGCTGAGGCTCAATATGAACTTGGCGAGTACGAAGCGAAGCTAGGTAATGAAGAAAGAGCGGCTAAATGGTATGAATACGCAACACTGTGGCGTCATGCAAACGCTGAATATAAGCTTGCACAACACTTGGAGAAGCAAGGAGCATATGAAAGAGCTCAGGCACTGTATATGCTTGCTGATGAAGGTGGAGATGTGAGAGCTTTACCAGCATTGAAAGAATTATATCTTGCAGAACGACTTTCTAAAGCAGACGACGTTTTACTAACGATATTAGCTAGAGATAAGGAAGATATCGTTTTTTCTAATAAAATACGTCTACAATTATTACATAAAGAATGGTATTCTCACTCGAAAGTAGCTTTTGAATTTGAAGAAATAGTAAGCATATTAAACAATGAGATAAGCACAAAAAATGATCTTGAAGCAATGAAGAGAATACTCAATCACCTAAAAAATGGGACACAACTATATTCCTTTGAAGAGTTACCTTTGAAGACGAGGTTACTTGCTGATTTAATTGATAATTTATCTACTGTTCCATCAATTAGTATGTCTGCTGTAGTTGCTGATTTTTTAGATATTGTAGAAGCAACTATCACAGTTGACTGTACTGAGGATGAAATGCAGATGCTTCCAGAAGAAGATTATCGATGGTTATTAGGTATGTATAAAATAGCGATAGAGGAACATGATGCTCAGGCACTATATGAGCTAGGGAAATTTTATTGCTCTGAAACAGATTTAAATAATGATGTAACGAAAGCGATGAAATGGTTCCGCTTAGCATCGAAAGCTGGTGACTTAAATGCCGTTTGCGCATTAGGTAATCTTTTTTATGAAGGAGTAGGAGTTCAACGTAATTTAAAAGAAGCGTTTACCTTATATTTGATGGCAGCTAAACAAGGAAATACGGTTGCTGCTCATAAAGTTGGTACCATGTATTTTAATGGAGAAAGTGTAAAAGTCAATTATAATCGAGCTATGCGCTGGTTTAAACGTGCAGCTAAAGCGGGTGTATCAGATGCTCAGCATATGATTGGCTTTATCTATGAAGAAGGATTTGGCTTTGAGCAAAATTATGAAAGTGCAAAAAAATGGTATAAAAAAGCAGCTAAAAATAATTATGCTAAATCACAATTCCGTCTTGGGGAATTATATTATTATGGCAAAGGTGTTTCAAGAAACTTTGAGAAAGCCTCAAAATGGTATAAAAGAGCAGCCATGCAAGGGAATGATGAGGCACAGTACAGTCTTGGCTACATGCTAAAAAATGGTGTAGGAGAGCCAGTAAACTATAAAAAAGCTTTATCTTGGTTTCGTCAAGCGGCGTTACAAGGTAATAATTTCGCAAGGCTTGATATTGCTGACTTATATGAAGATGGACTAGGTGTTGAACAGAACTATCATGAAGCAATGAAATGGTATCTTTTGGCGGCTGAAGCTGGTAATGAAAGAGGTCAGTTTTGTTTAGCATATGCGTTTGATATAGGATTGGATGGACAAGTAGATTATCAAAAGGCAATGTATTGGTATAAAAAATCTGCAATACAAGGTTATGTTTATGCGCACCATAATATTGGAAAGTTATATGAGAACGGTGAAGGTGTAGAGCAAAACTACGAATTGGCTCTTAAATGGTATATTGTAGCTGCTGATCAAGGACACAGTAATGCACAATGTAGTATTGGTTATTTTTATAATCATGGGCTAGGTGTTAAACAAGATTATAAAGAAGCGGTAAGGTGGTATCGCCTTGCTGCACATCAGGAAAATGTAGTAGCACAATTTAATTTAGGCGGTTTTTATGAAAATGGATATGGTGTACAGCAAAATTATGAAATGGCAGCTAAATGGTATCGCCTCGCATCACATCAAGGTGATGTTGACGCACAAAATTGTTTACGAAATTTATATAGCAGTGGGAAACTTCAACTGCCTGAATAA
- a CDS encoding flagellin yields MRIKHNSSALNTNNKLKINRDKATKSLEKLSSGYKINRAGDDAAGLAISEKMRGQIRGLDMASKNIQDGISLVQTADGGLQEITEIIQRQRELIVQGSNDTNTDKDKQIIEKEINQLTEELNRIANQTEINTINLLARTDYQVLADRSGQTVNVTTTGPFPYKVINNNTYTYFLPKGTTEIPISVQSNTITTNDDHSNNDTSMSIITLPDGSQGFNDYEKNEHIHTETTTIYDKSTGRTLFHDPRFTELDITKNSKIDSVSFGTSLTPTGILNGEYPDFGMVDDRTIYIEINGVQQSLKDFTLISSSINGNSISAVYSKDGIEVEKLISTDGVSFKAEFKVKNNSGNNDSQINISTNYSSKFAAFYSISSKSGVPIGQTASDTEIPDSGTVFELSNGLVDYNFSFLSGGSYVKPNSLTTGDTLLTSLNPIIPSWGSNDFDNGDTLEFGIELNGFNFKKDIYLLTDKETSTIDSIVETVTTTIKDIDYIPRKLVIQMGANENQHSSIPLFSVKPDELGINNIGLLPPNTPDESLSKLDKGLEKVTNYRSTYGAIQNRLENAYNFVVNTSENLQAAESRIRDTDMAKEMMKFTKDNILIQAAQTMLAQSNKQPEVVLQLLQ; encoded by the coding sequence TTGAGAATTAAGCACAATAGTTCAGCACTGAATACTAACAACAAACTTAAAATTAATAGAGATAAAGCTACCAAAAGTTTAGAAAAATTATCATCAGGTTACAAAATTAATCGTGCTGGTGATGATGCCGCTGGTTTAGCTATTTCGGAAAAAATGAGAGGTCAAATCCGCGGACTCGATATGGCATCAAAGAATATACAAGATGGTATTTCGTTAGTTCAAACAGCGGATGGTGGGCTTCAAGAAATAACAGAAATTATACAAAGACAAAGGGAACTAATAGTTCAAGGTAGTAACGATACAAATACAGATAAGGATAAACAAATAATTGAAAAAGAAATAAACCAACTTACTGAAGAACTTAATCGAATCGCTAACCAAACCGAAATTAATACAATTAATTTATTGGCACGAACTGATTATCAAGTATTAGCAGACCGTTCTGGACAAACAGTCAATGTAACTACAACAGGTCCATTTCCTTACAAAGTTATCAATAATAATACTTATACTTACTTTCTGCCAAAAGGTACTACTGAAATACCTATATCAGTTCAATCTAATACGATTACTACTAATGATGATCACTCTAATAACGATACTAGTATGTCGATCATTACACTTCCAGATGGAAGTCAAGGATTTAATGATTATGAAAAAAATGAACATATTCATACAGAAACAACTACGATATATGATAAATCTACTGGTAGGACACTTTTTCATGACCCTAGATTTACAGAGCTTGATATCACCAAGAATAGCAAGATAGACAGTGTATCTTTCGGTACAAGTCTAACTCCTACTGGAATACTAAATGGAGAGTATCCAGATTTCGGGATGGTTGATGACCGTACAATTTACATCGAAATTAATGGTGTACAGCAATCACTAAAGGATTTTACCTTAATAAGTTCTAGTATTAATGGAAACTCCATTTCTGCAGTTTATAGTAAGGATGGTATTGAAGTTGAAAAGCTTATATCAACAGATGGCGTATCTTTTAAAGCAGAATTTAAAGTTAAAAATAATTCAGGGAATAATGATTCACAAATAAATATTAGTACAAATTATTCCTCCAAGTTCGCGGCATTTTATTCCATTTCTTCAAAGTCAGGAGTTCCAATCGGTCAAACAGCCTCAGATACTGAAATACCTGACTCAGGAACGGTTTTTGAATTATCAAATGGTTTAGTTGATTATAATTTTTCATTTCTAAGCGGCGGAAGTTATGTAAAACCTAATTCATTAACAACAGGAGATACATTATTAACTTCTTTAAATCCCATAATACCTTCTTGGGGAAGTAATGATTTTGATAACGGGGATACTCTAGAATTTGGCATCGAATTAAATGGTTTTAATTTTAAAAAGGACATATATTTACTTACAGATAAAGAAACGAGTACAATTGATTCTATCGTTGAAACAGTTACAACTACTATTAAGGATATTGACTATATACCTCGAAAACTCGTCATACAAATGGGCGCTAATGAAAATCAGCATAGTTCTATTCCATTATTCAGTGTAAAGCCTGACGAATTGGGGATAAATAATATAGGACTTCTTCCTCCAAATACTCCTGATGAGTCCCTATCTAAATTAGACAAAGGTTTAGAAAAAGTCACGAATTACAGATCTACATATGGTGCGATACAAAATCGACTCGAGAATGCATATAATTTTGTAGTCAATACATCTGAGAATCTTCAAGCTGCTGAATCACGCATCCGTGACACTGACATGGCGAAAGAAATGATGAAATTTACAAAAGATAATATACTAATCCAAGCTGCTCAAACAATGTTAGCACAATCAAATAAACAACCTGAAGTCGTTTTACAATTACTTCAATAA
- a CDS encoding 4'-phosphopantetheinyl transferase superfamily protein, with protein MPKFNGVHVFALPMGSQLEKSEWDMFFIHLPYNDQQRILKYIHWQDRQRALLGNVLIRWSIQHLTDARHIQITRNEHGRPYVIENDSWTGDFNLAHSGEWIVIALTNEGRVGIDVEKIKHVTEDAMQYAMSQAELTTIRQQSELKQLHLFYEFWTMKEALYKTSLLPNTAPHLLNTIEIKDKYQDIQTQVMYIDQLHPVSICWNSEESHVNFTILNMQQLIVHLQS; from the coding sequence ATGCCAAAATTTAATGGCGTACATGTATTTGCACTTCCAATGGGTTCACAATTAGAAAAATCCGAATGGGATATGTTTTTCATTCATCTTCCATATAATGATCAGCAAAGGATATTAAAATACATCCATTGGCAGGATCGGCAAAGAGCATTGCTTGGAAATGTTCTTATTAGATGGTCAATCCAACACTTAACCGATGCTCGGCATATCCAAATTACTCGAAATGAGCATGGACGCCCCTATGTTATAGAAAACGATAGTTGGACAGGCGATTTTAATCTTGCTCATTCTGGAGAGTGGATCGTTATAGCACTAACGAATGAAGGTCGTGTAGGGATTGATGTTGAAAAAATAAAGCATGTGACTGAAGATGCCATGCAATATGCAATGTCACAGGCTGAGTTGACAACAATACGTCAACAATCCGAACTAAAACAATTACATTTATTTTATGAATTTTGGACAATGAAGGAAGCCCTCTATAAAACAAGTCTATTGCCAAACACCGCTCCACATTTGCTGAATACAATTGAAATAAAAGACAAGTATCAAGACATTCAGACACAAGTAATGTATATCGATCAATTACATCCTGTGTCCATTTGTTGGAACAGTGAGGAATCACATGTGAATTTCACTATATTGAACATGCAGCAGCTTATAGTGCATTTACAATCATAG
- a CDS encoding methyl-accepting chemotaxis protein, giving the protein MKISKKQHMSISKKLTVIILSILLLFGLVTLGLSYYIVRESNFKDMDQSLYEKGMILSKTIDLKTLQSVLQEPNASNPDVLRLTEEMDAINNKSDLITNLFLVTVDGEKINAPVLSSSVLNVGAEYNQDMIEMGLSSDFLTKIKEVFETKEATATDVYSDEFGSYKTGLTPIVDEDGSILAAYAMDYDVSKVTAKAMSEVLWTLVVTVIFLIGSSIAVYSLLNRKLKPLQQLSIQSRKVAEGNLELEPLPVSSTDEVGLLTENFNFMIENLRTVIKSATNVSTHVSNSANVLSTNMQETTDSYNSVASAMQEIAGGADLQVQKAKESAITIEEMSIGIQRLAMTSNQISESSILTSEEAEKGNESTNKSVAQMNAISKAVNQSAASVKMLGEHSGKIEEIVGIITGIASQTNLLALNAAIEAARAGEAGSGFAVVADEVRKLAEQSEASAREISTLISHIQHDTNDSVNVMRLAVEEVDNGLIMINDSEKSFSQILTSIHHVTGQIQELSATIEEMAAGMEEVTSAVKDMENFSETSRDNTRAVAETSASQLNTVHRVSEEAKVLNDLSSELLNVVNTFEVK; this is encoded by the coding sequence ATGAAGATAAGCAAGAAACAGCATATGTCCATCAGTAAGAAATTAACGGTCATAATCTTAAGTATCTTATTACTATTTGGATTAGTCACTTTAGGTCTTTCCTATTATATAGTGAGAGAAAGCAATTTTAAAGATATGGATCAATCCCTGTATGAAAAAGGAATGATTCTATCAAAGACTATAGATTTAAAGACATTGCAATCTGTACTGCAGGAACCTAATGCTAGTAACCCAGATGTCCTTCGTTTGACAGAAGAAATGGACGCTATAAACAATAAATCAGATCTTATTACGAATCTTTTTCTCGTTACAGTAGATGGAGAAAAAATAAATGCACCGGTTCTTTCATCTAGCGTACTTAATGTAGGAGCTGAATATAACCAGGATATGATAGAAATGGGTCTATCTTCAGATTTTCTTACAAAGATCAAAGAAGTGTTTGAAACAAAGGAAGCTACAGCTACTGATGTATATAGCGATGAATTTGGTAGCTATAAAACAGGACTTACACCTATTGTAGATGAAGATGGCTCTATCTTGGCTGCTTATGCAATGGACTATGATGTATCAAAGGTAACCGCTAAGGCTATGTCAGAAGTATTATGGACTCTTGTAGTTACAGTTATTTTCTTAATTGGTTCTTCCATTGCGGTTTACTCGCTTTTAAATAGAAAATTGAAACCTCTTCAGCAACTATCCATACAATCTAGAAAGGTAGCGGAAGGTAATTTAGAGCTTGAACCTTTACCTGTATCATCAACAGATGAAGTTGGCCTACTAACGGAAAACTTTAATTTCATGATTGAGAATTTAAGAACCGTTATTAAAAGTGCGACAAATGTTTCTACACACGTTTCAAACTCCGCAAATGTTTTATCGACCAATATGCAGGAAACAACAGATTCTTACAATAGCGTAGCTTCAGCCATGCAAGAGATTGCTGGGGGAGCTGATTTACAAGTACAAAAGGCAAAAGAAAGCGCCATTACAATTGAAGAAATGAGCATTGGCATTCAACGACTTGCCATGACATCAAATCAAATTTCAGAATCCTCTATCCTTACTTCAGAAGAAGCTGAAAAAGGCAATGAATCTACTAATAAATCTGTTGCCCAAATGAATGCCATTAGTAAAGCTGTCAATCAATCAGCGGCATCTGTAAAAATGCTTGGTGAGCATTCAGGTAAAATTGAAGAAATCGTTGGTATTATTACAGGTATCGCTTCCCAAACGAATTTACTAGCATTGAATGCAGCAATTGAAGCTGCTCGCGCTGGAGAAGCTGGAAGTGGCTTCGCTGTTGTAGCAGATGAAGTTCGCAAGCTTGCTGAGCAATCAGAGGCGTCAGCTCGTGAAATTTCCACGCTTATCTCCCATATCCAACATGATACAAATGACTCTGTAAATGTTATGAGACTAGCTGTGGAAGAAGTGGACAATGGTTTAATAATGATTAATGATTCCGAAAAGTCGTTTAGTCAAATTTTAACTTCCATTCATCATGTAACTGGACAAATTCAAGAACTATCTGCAACGATTGAAGAAATGGCTGCGGGTATGGAGGAAGTAACTTCTGCCGTTAAGGATATGGAAAATTTCTCTGAAACTTCGAGAGATAATACAAGAGCAGTAGCCGAAACGTCTGCATCTCAACTTAACACTGTGCATAGAGTCTCCGAAGAAGCTAAAGTGTTGAATGACTTATCCAGTGAATTGTTAAATGTTGTGAATACATTTGAAGTAAAATAA
- a CDS encoding non-ribosomal peptide synthetase, which produces MNIKQELDLITPLSKTKLPEQQMLPSDRTQLLNEEDLLVYQALNRTNAHYEKNKTIPEVFYQAANQFADRIALSFNGGMMTYRQLNEQSNQIAHLLIANGLQKGDYVAIVMERSKETVVALLGVLKAGGIYVPIDPSYPKERCHFLLNDTGASFIFTKDEYTQLINELMHNDSLSRTVFPMNQMERSFPIENIHIDLHPTDLAYIIYTSGSTGQPKGVMLKHEAVINLITDNQRIYQATKTDVFSQFISYSFDPSVTETFTAFFSGARLHLLTSIERISIEAFADMIEREQITTATVPNAFFTQLATHLPLEYLGKLSSLNYLSVGGEALMPTVVQRWQEKFGTTTEIINVYGPTECTVLSSYYRVKDELKGNQASIPIGKPIANYEMYIMNKDGQLCPINEIGELCIAGAGLAAGYLNQPEKTAEAFIPHLFKSNERMYRTGDLVRLLPSGVIEFVGRKDSQIKVRGFRIELGEIETVLSKHPNIQETIILAKKMTDGNNSLSAYYTVSGGSQVEQASIRDYLARNLPDYMVPERFFELQDMPLSPTGKIDRKQLATMELTPSLDSPYDAPENDIQQLLANAWEYVLGIERVGIHDNFFHIGGHSLKVLEILVQVKKHVPFLKIQDFFQHQTIAELDHYISNYRPEVHDHQERTTNLISKELMEPNALPVSQAVKPLPMNTVLLTGATGYLGSHVLYELLMKTNAHIYCLIRPSAHTSLKEKLMDSMLFYFEKDIDVLMENRVTVIQGDLGKHALNLSVKDEQAIVAEIDAIIHCGADVRHFGAADHFNDVNVEGTKYLLELAKQKQGVHFHYVSTMGIPEELAAHQWGPNEAQGNFNYDSKLENVYTQSKLKAENLVRNAINDQIPISIYRVGNLTCHSDTGKFQRNIDDNAFYRMIKSMLYLGKTPTANWHVDFTPINYASQALVALACQPTSNGHIFHLCNPVPLPYLEFIKIMKELDYDLDIVTAQEYTDWLLNGEHSEEVQEYLSLAIAQLEGDGASDSPFLFNSNKTQEFLASSTITCAVPNAAFIQNMIDYGVEIGYFPEPKAVAVR; this is translated from the coding sequence TTGAATATAAAACAAGAACTAGATTTAATTACACCACTTTCTAAAACGAAACTACCGGAACAACAAATGCTCCCATCTGATCGTACACAACTGTTAAATGAGGAGGATTTGTTAGTATACCAGGCATTAAATCGAACAAATGCGCATTATGAAAAGAACAAAACAATACCTGAAGTATTTTATCAAGCAGCGAATCAGTTTGCTGACCGCATCGCATTATCATTTAATGGCGGCATGATGACATATCGTCAGCTAAATGAACAATCTAATCAAATTGCTCATCTGTTAATTGCCAATGGTTTACAAAAAGGCGATTATGTAGCGATTGTCATGGAACGAAGTAAAGAAACAGTAGTTGCTTTACTTGGCGTTTTAAAAGCAGGAGGTATATACGTCCCTATTGATCCTAGCTATCCGAAAGAACGTTGTCATTTCCTTTTGAATGATACAGGTGCCTCATTCATATTTACAAAAGATGAATATACTCAACTGATCAATGAATTAATGCATAATGATTCCCTATCTCGAACCGTTTTTCCAATGAATCAGATGGAGAGAAGCTTTCCAATAGAAAATATTCACATCGACCTCCATCCAACCGATTTAGCCTATATTATTTATACATCAGGGTCGACAGGCCAACCAAAGGGCGTCATGCTCAAGCATGAAGCTGTTATTAACTTGATTACAGATAATCAAAGAATCTACCAAGCAACGAAAACCGACGTTTTTTCTCAATTTATCTCCTACAGTTTTGACCCATCTGTTACGGAAACATTTACAGCTTTCTTTTCAGGTGCAAGATTACATCTGTTAACAAGCATCGAACGTATATCCATTGAGGCATTCGCTGATATGATTGAACGGGAACAAATAACGACTGCTACCGTGCCAAATGCATTTTTTACACAGCTTGCTACACACCTCCCTCTAGAATACCTTGGAAAATTATCTTCACTTAACTATTTGTCAGTTGGCGGAGAAGCTCTTATGCCTACTGTCGTACAAAGGTGGCAAGAAAAATTCGGTACAACAACTGAGATTATTAATGTTTATGGACCGACTGAGTGTACCGTGCTGTCCTCCTATTACAGGGTAAAAGATGAACTAAAAGGCAATCAGGCAAGTATTCCTATAGGTAAGCCAATTGCTAATTATGAGATGTATATTATGAATAAGGATGGTCAGCTTTGTCCTATTAATGAAATAGGAGAATTATGTATTGCAGGTGCTGGCCTAGCTGCAGGCTACTTAAATCAACCAGAAAAAACCGCCGAAGCATTTATCCCCCATTTGTTTAAGTCAAATGAACGGATGTATCGAACAGGTGATTTAGTTCGACTATTGCCAAGTGGCGTTATTGAATTTGTCGGGCGTAAAGATTCCCAAATCAAAGTAAGGGGTTTTCGTATTGAGCTTGGGGAGATTGAAACGGTATTAAGCAAACATCCTAACATTCAAGAAACCATTATTCTTGCGAAGAAAATGACAGATGGCAATAATAGCTTATCTGCCTACTACACTGTATCGGGAGGTAGTCAGGTAGAGCAAGCATCTATTAGAGATTATTTGGCACGCAATCTACCTGATTATATGGTTCCTGAACGTTTCTTTGAATTACAAGACATGCCATTGTCTCCAACAGGCAAAATTGATCGTAAACAATTAGCTACAATGGAGCTAACTCCATCTCTCGACAGTCCATATGATGCTCCCGAAAACGACATCCAACAATTGTTAGCAAATGCTTGGGAGTATGTACTTGGTATTGAGCGTGTAGGAATTCATGATAATTTCTTTCACATTGGTGGACATTCTCTAAAAGTGCTTGAAATTCTTGTACAAGTGAAAAAGCATGTTCCATTTTTAAAAATTCAAGATTTCTTCCAGCATCAAACTATTGCAGAGCTTGACCATTATATTAGTAACTATCGACCTGAGGTGCATGATCATCAAGAGCGGACAACTAATTTAATTTCGAAGGAACTAATGGAGCCTAATGCCCTACCAGTCTCTCAAGCGGTAAAACCTTTACCTATGAATACGGTTTTGTTAACAGGGGCCACTGGCTATTTAGGAAGTCATGTATTATATGAGCTATTAATGAAAACAAATGCACATATCTACTGTCTAATTCGACCAAGTGCACATACATCACTTAAAGAAAAGCTAATGGATAGTATGCTATTTTATTTCGAAAAGGATATCGATGTCCTTATGGAAAATCGAGTAACAGTTATTCAAGGCGATTTGGGAAAACATGCACTTAATTTATCCGTGAAGGATGAGCAGGCAATTGTTGCAGAAATTGATGCAATTATTCACTGCGGAGCAGATGTAAGGCATTTCGGCGCAGCAGATCATTTTAATGATGTAAACGTTGAAGGCACTAAATATTTGCTTGAACTCGCAAAACAGAAACAAGGTGTCCATTTCCACTATGTATCAACAATGGGGATTCCAGAGGAGCTTGCCGCACATCAATGGGGGCCCAATGAAGCACAAGGCAACTTTAATTATGATAGTAAACTCGAGAATGTTTATACGCAAAGTAAGCTAAAGGCTGAAAATCTTGTTCGAAATGCTATAAATGATCAGATACCAATTTCAATCTATCGTGTTGGAAATTTAACCTGCCATTCCGACACAGGGAAATTCCAACGCAATATAGACGATAATGCTTTTTACCGAATGATTAAATCTATGCTTTACTTAGGTAAAACACCAACTGCTAATTGGCATGTTGATTTTACACCGATCAATTATGCAAGCCAAGCATTAGTTGCTCTAGCTTGTCAGCCAACATCAAACGGACATATATTCCACCTATGTAATCCTGTTCCTCTACCTTATCTAGAGTTTATCAAGATAATGAAGGAACTTGACTATGACTTAGACATTGTCACTGCACAGGAGTATACGGACTGGCTATTAAATGGCGAGCATTCTGAAGAAGTTCAAGAATATTTATCTTTAGCAATTGCACAGCTTGAAGGTGATGGAGCAAGTGATTCACCGTTTTTATTTAATAGCAATAAAACACAGGAATTTTTAGCGAGTTCTACTATTACATGCGCAGTACCTAATGCAGCGTTCATTCAAAATATGATTGATTATGGCGTTGAAATAGGCTATTTTCCTGAGCCTAAGGCAGTCGCAGTTCGATAA